In one window of Henckelia pumila isolate YLH828 chromosome 1, ASM3356847v2, whole genome shotgun sequence DNA:
- the LOC140874383 gene encoding uncharacterized protein, with protein MESKGEHEQKPMFKPKLPYPRFKKKELDEQFTKFLEIFKKLHINIPFADALLQMPNYGKFLKEVMSLGLGEVKSTTITLQLADRSLTYPREIIKDVLVKINKCIFLADFVVLDMEEDANIPLILGIPFLDTTEAKIDVKKGELTMDVDGEKVTFSVFKEARNLSKERVFMIEQVKRMESYAKLRLK; from the exons ATGGAGTCAAAGGGTGAACATGAACAGAAGCCCATGTTTAAGCCGAAGCTTCCTTATCCGAGATTCAAGAAGAAAGAGTTGGATGAACAGTTCACCAAGTTTcttgagattttcaagaaacttcacATAAATATTCCATTCGCCGATGCTTTGCtgcaaatgccaaattatggaaaattcttgaaagaggtaaT gagcttaggacttggcgaggtgaagTCCACGACAATCACATTGCAGTTAGCCGATAGATCTCTCACATATCCGCGTGAAATTATCAAGGACGTTCTGGTAAAAATTAACAAATGTATTTTTCTAGCGGATTTTGtggtgctagatatggaggaaGATGCAAATATTCCATTGATATTGGGGATACCATTCTTGGATACTACTGAAGCCAAGATCGATGTCAAGAAAGGTGAGCTGACGATGGATGTAGATGGTGAGAAGGTGACGTTTAGTGTGTTCAAGGAGGCTAGAAATCTATCCAAGGAGAGAGTGTTTATGATTGAGCAAGTAAAAAGGATGGAAAGCTACGCAAAGTTGAGACTAAAGTAG